ATCCTTTACTGTTTCAGCAAGCGATGGAAAGCATTCGCAAGGAATCGTCTAGACTGCACAAGCTAGTGGAAAACGCGCTGCGCCTTGCCTCACTGGAGAAGTACGAATTCGAATACCAGGCTGAAGCCGTGTCACTTGATATCGTGCTGGACGAACTCGTCTCTCTTATGAAAGGCAAGGCTGACAAATTCGGACTAACCTTTCAGCTTCACACAATACCTGCCACCATATGGGCGGAACGAGAGAGTTTAATACACATCTTCGTTAATTTACTGGACAACGCGATCAAATACAACCTCCCCGGTGGAAGCATCAATATTCGATTGTATACCGAACAGAATCACGCAAAAGTAGAAATTGTTGATACGGGAATTGGCATTCCTTCCGAATCCCAGGAGCGAATCTTTGAACCCTTCTACACCGCGAACAAGGCGCGTTCAAAAGAAACGAGAGGAAGCGGCTTGGGACTTGCTCTCGTTCAACAATGGGTGGAGAAGCAAAGAGGAATCATACAATTGAAACGCTCAGACTCCACTGGGAGCGTGTTCGAAGTACAGTTTCCCCTCTATCATCATGATTCTGTATAAGTCCCAACTTCTCTCTTCTCCAAGTCTCGATACGTTTACAACTTGGAAACAATTCGAAATACTGTGGAGACATCCTGTTGGTACACTCTTATCAGATTTATAACACAGCTTAGAAGGAGATACATCAATCATGAAGATGAAACAAGTTGGGATCGTATTACTAGCGGTTGGGATCGCAGGCTGCAGCAGCATAACACAGAATAACGGCGGTGGAGCAACTAATAACCCACCAGTTACCGTCATCGACAAGAACAAGCCAGAGAATCCTGATTCGCAAATCGATGAACCAATCACCATGGATCAACTCGAGCGACTTGACGGCCTGTATGCGCAGGATTGGCTGAACGAGAACGAATTGTTAATTGCCCAGACGAATCCGGACGCGAAGAAGATTGATTCCGACTCCGGTCCAATGAAGCCTACCCAGCTGTATATTTACAATTTGAAAACGAAGCAGGTCAAAGCGCTGAAACCGAGCGAAGACCGCGTGCAAGAGAGTCCGATTGTCTCGCCGGACGGCCAATATGTCTTTTTCCATGAAAACACCTCGTTCATGATGGACGGTGGCCGCGGTGTCCTTGTGCATTTGCCAACCGGAACTAGCCGAATAATCACGGATAAGGATAAGGGCGGACAGGAATGGGGCCAGTGGACAGACTCCAATCACCTGATCGTAGGCAACGGTAAAGGTGCTATTCTGCAGGTTGGGACAGTTAGTAAAGAAGAGGTATTGCTTAGTAAAGATAAAAACGTCATGTTCGATTATGCAGCGAAGACTGGGAATATGCTCTTCTACATCAACCCTAATCCCGATAACACACTGTCGGCCTACAATTTGGAGACGAAGAAAGAGACGATCGTGGACAAATCCGTATGGAGAATGTCACTGTCCCCTGACGGCAATCAGTTAGCCATGCTGAAGAGTACGGGGGATACGGAACGCACGCTGTTCCTCATGAACTCGAACGACACCTCGAAGCGGACTAAGCTCGCCGTGACGACTCAGATGTACGCCTTCGATTGGTCCCCAGATAGCTCATACTTGGCCTTCGCCGTGTATAACAAGGACAGGGACGGCATGAACGGTGTCTACGTTGCGGATGCGAAGACCGGCAAGATCGAGCAACTCGGCGATTTCCAGGATGTCGCAACCGTCGCCTGGAGCCCTTCGGGCAAGCAACTAATGGTCTCGACGAGCACATTTGTGGATAATAAGCCCAAACTTACGACTTATCGGTTAGTGTTGAAGTAATTAACAAGATTAATATGTTGATTACACCAACGGAGAACGAATATTACAATAAGAAAAAAAGCGTCCAACATATTAGTCACGACTAATATGTTGGACGCTTTTTAAATTTGAGATTTTTGATGTTAAGGTCTAGATAAATAGGAAGCAATCTTCGACATTTTTTTCATTAACTGCGGCTATCTAAAATGAGAGTAACCGGGCCCCAATTGGTCAGCGACACATCCATCATCGCTCCAAATACACCCGTCTCCACCTGAAGACCTCCGGCTCTAAGCTCTTGGTTAAAATAATCATAAAGTCGCTCGGCTTCCGCTGGAGCTGCTGCTCCCATAAAGTTCGGCCGTCTCCCCTTGCGACAATCCCCGTATAAAGTAAACTGGGATACCGAGAGAATTGCTCCCTCAGTCTCCGTGACACTGTAGTTCATTTTACCGGCATCATCTTCAAAAATACGCAGTCCTGCTATTTTGTCCGCCAAATATTTGGCATCCTTTTCTGTATCTTCATGCGTAACGCCGACTAGCAGCATCAAGCCTTTGCCAATTTCTCCGGTCACTGCCCTATCCACGGTTACTTTGGCGTCCTTACAACGCTGTACTACAACTCTCATCGTACTACTCCGCTCCTTGCCCTATTGCATAATCCGATTCACTGTATATACATCCTTGACTCGTTTCACTTTATCTACAACGGATTGCAGATGCTCTGTGTTACGGATGAGAATGGTCATATGAATCATTGCCATCTTATTCTTGTCAGAGCGCCCAGTGACCGCAGAAATGTTCGTTTTACTCTCGGAAACCGCCTGCAGCACTTCATTGAGTAGTCCATTACGATCATGACCAGTAATCTCAATATCCACACTGTAGTTCGC
This Paenibacillus sp. FSL R5-0345 DNA region includes the following protein-coding sequences:
- a CDS encoding TolB family protein, encoding MKMKQVGIVLLAVGIAGCSSITQNNGGGATNNPPVTVIDKNKPENPDSQIDEPITMDQLERLDGLYAQDWLNENELLIAQTNPDAKKIDSDSGPMKPTQLYIYNLKTKQVKALKPSEDRVQESPIVSPDGQYVFFHENTSFMMDGGRGVLVHLPTGTSRIITDKDKGGQEWGQWTDSNHLIVGNGKGAILQVGTVSKEEVLLSKDKNVMFDYAAKTGNMLFYINPNPDNTLSAYNLETKKETIVDKSVWRMSLSPDGNQLAMLKSTGDTERTLFLMNSNDTSKRTKLAVTTQMYAFDWSPDSSYLAFAVYNKDRDGMNGVYVADAKTGKIEQLGDFQDVATVAWSPSGKQLMVSTSTFVDNKPKLTTYRLVLK
- the dtd gene encoding D-aminoacyl-tRNA deacylase, yielding MRVVVQRCKDAKVTVDRAVTGEIGKGLMLLVGVTHEDTEKDAKYLADKIAGLRIFEDDAGKMNYSVTETEGAILSVSQFTLYGDCRKGRRPNFMGAAAPAEAERLYDYFNQELRAGGLQVETGVFGAMMDVSLTNWGPVTLILDSRS